TCCTTTTGACATTAGTGCGGCTTTTAAGGCCGTTAACTGGGCATTGGCAATGGCATTGACCTGAGGGTGAACCGCATCATGTGCCGCTAAATTCATCAAGTGAAACAGGACTCTATAATTAATGTTGCGTTGCACCTCTTGTAGGTAAACATCTTTGTACGATTTAAATATGGTGTTCGCTACCAATTCATTAAATACCTTTTCTAGACCAATATTACTAGGCTCCAGTGCTTTCTGCTGAACTAGTCTGGATGCCCGCTCTGGATGTAACAACAACCCTAGTGACATGTCCGCAGCGGTTTCTGGGGCGGAAAGGGCATCAAAAGACACTCCGGTCTTACCGTTAATAGACTCCCTAGTTCTTCCATAACCGAACGCCCTAGGAGGAAACAGCTCTAGCTTATCCCTAGGAATAGCAATCTCTTCAGCTTCCAAGGTCCTTAATACTGCCTTTAAAGCTTTTTCTTGAGTGGATTTATCAATAGTACGGACAACTTCTTGCCCGTCTCCTTTAACCGCATAATTATACTCCAGACCGCCTACAACTTTAGCAACCCCTTCTGTTTGATACCTATGGAAAAAGAATAACGGTACAAAAACATCCTCGAGAACGGAGTTAGGCTCATTGGTTTTTATGTTATCGATAGAAAAATTACGAATAGCAGTTTTTCTGACCTGAAGCATAGCATTCAACTCTGCACTAATATCTTCCCCGTTATCCCATAGATGCGCCAAAACATGCGCGCTACCCTGCGGACGTGCGTCTTGGTCGGTAATGTACCGTAACCCTTTTGCTTTGGCGTCATCCAATATTTTGTTCAGCGCTTCTTCCTCTTCCACATTATCTGGAAAGGTTGCATACGAATAGGCTACCGTTACCTTATCCCACTCCCCAATTCCTGTCGCATAGGCATTTGAAAAGTCAATTTCTCCATTAGATACGGAGAACTGAGGATGCGGATAGTCCATTACGGAGGCTCTGTCATTAGTACTAGCGGCATAATTATGTGCAAAACCTAGCGTATGCCCGATTTCGTGTGCAGAAAGTTGGCGTATTCTGGCTATTGCCAGGTCCAACATTGGCTTGTGATTATCATCTCGTTCCGCAAATGGCTTGTTCATAAGTGCCTGCGCTATCAAATAATCCTGTCGTATTCGTAAACTGCCCAAACTTACGTGCCCTTTCATAATTTCACCGGTACGTGGATCAGTAATACTGCTACCGTAACTCCACCCACGTGTGGAGCGGTGAACCCATTGAATTACATTGTACCTAACGTCCATAGGGTCTGCATCATCCGGTAAAATTTTTACCTGAAACGCATCCTTATAACCTATGGCTTCAAAAGCCTGGTTCCACCAACGACCACCTTCCAGTAATGCAGAACGTACTGGTTCTGGTGTTCCGTTATCCAAATAATAGATAATGGGTGCCACAGCTTCACTGACCGCATCGTTAGGGTTTTTCTTTTCCAATCGGTGTCTTGTAATGAAACGTTTTAGAATGGACTCTTCAACTGGAGTGGCGTAATCATAGTACATAAAAGGATAGGAACCTGAACGTGGGTCGAACTTGCGTTGTTTAAAACCATCATCGGGCAGTTCAATAAAAGAACAATGCTGGGCAACCGTAATGAGACCGGGGTTTGGCGTAACAGAATTAATGAAGGCCCCGGTAGATTCACCTTTGAAGGTCATGGTCATATCAAATTCTACATTTTTGGGAAAAGCCTTAGTTCTCTCAAGGGCCATGGCACTTTTCGTTTTATCCAAACTATAGGAACCTTGTTTCCCTCTTTTCAATCGTTTTGAGACACCATGCGCATCTTGCATTAAGAAATCCGTAATGTCAATGACATAAGTACCATTCTTTTCCTCTTCTATATTAAACCCTCCCAATATGGATTTAGCGAAGGCCTGCTCAACGGATTTCCGTTCTAAATCATTATCCGTTAAGGCGCGGAATTTTAAGTTTGGTTGCACCAACAGTAATTTATTTCCTGCTTTCTTAAAATAGACCACTTGCTCGTTACCCAATTGTCCGCGATCTAAACCTATATCATTGCTCCCTATACCACTACTGAGAGAATATACATAAAGAAACTCTTTATCTAGCTTGTCTACTTCTAAGTAAACCTTGTCCGATTCCGCGTCATAATAAAAATTAAAAAATCCCTCATATTTCTTAAAATCTTTCTTTTTCTCCGAAAATTGAGCGGTACTCATTTGAAAGGAAACCAATCCGATGAGAAGTAGTAATACGTTTTTCATTCTAGTTAGTTTAGAATCTAAAAATATGCAAAATATGGGAAACTAATTTTAGTTCTTTAGAGCATGTGAGTTAAAGAACAAATCATAGAAAATCTCATCATTTATTGAATATTCATTAAAAAATGGAACCTATTAATAAAGAATAACTACCTAATAATTATTTTAAAACCACTACCTTTTAGAAAACAAGTATACCATGGGGAATAATGAAAATAAAATATTTTCATCTTACCAAAGAAATCCTGAATTATATGATGAAATCTATGAAACCGACGGTTCCATAAAAAGTGTCTACCAGAAACTTTTTAATCTTTATGGGGAACATTCCATTAAGGATTATGTGAATTTAAATTCAAAAGCGAAATCCTCATTTTTCAATCAAGGAATTACCTTTCAGGTGTATGGAGGCAATGAAACCCAAGAAAAGATTTTCCCCTTTGACCTTTTTCCTAGAATTATAGACCCTCTTGAGTGGGAAGTCATAGAAAAAGGTGCCATACAACGAAGTAAAGCACTTAACCTTTTCCTTTGGGATATCTATCATGATAAAAAAATATTAAAGCAGGGTATAGTTCCTTTAGAATTAATCAGTTCTTCTGAAAACTATTTGGATCAAATGAACGGCATAGATCCCCCTGGGGGAATCTACAATCATATTTCCGGAACAGATGTCATAAAACATAGCGATGGCAAATATTATGTATTGGAAGATAATATAAGATGCCCGTCTGGAGTAAGTTATGTTATCTGCAACAGAACAGCACTCAAAAGAGCCCTTTTTGGTGTTTTTAACCACTATCAAACCCATACCGTAACCAATTATGCAGAAAATTTGCTCGAACTTTTGGAGTCGGCAAAACCTAAAGGAGTGGACGTTCCCAATTGTGTGGTAATTACCCCTGGAATGTATAATTCTGCATTTTACGAGCATTCGTACCTCGCAAAGACTATGGGCGTAGAACTAGTAGAGGGTCGTGACCTTTTCGTAGAAAACGATTTCGTTTACATGAAAACAATACGAGGTCCTTTAAAAGTAGATGTCATCTATAGACGTATTGATGATCTTTTTATAGACCCCTTAGAATTTAAACCAGATTCATCTTTAGGTGTTCCCGGCCTGTTCGCAGCGTATAAAAAGGGAAATGTCACCTTGGCTAATGCACCTGGAACCGGTGTTGCCGATGATAAAGCGGTATACACCTACATGCCGGAAATTATAAAATACTATTTGGACGAAGAGCCTATTTTAAACAACGTACATACCTACCACTGTAGTAGGCCCGATGAGCTGAAATATGTTTTAGAACACATCCACGAACTGGTCATTAAACCAGTAGATGAAGCTGGCGGTTATGGCATTTCTATTGGTAATAGACTTACAAAAGCAGAAATAGAAAAGGTAAAAAAACAGGTCTCTGACCACCCTCGAAAATACGTAGCACAGCCCATAATGTCATTATCCGTACATCCCACTTATATTGATGAGAGTGCATCTTTTGAACAGCGCCACGTAGACTTACGAACATTTACCGTCTTGGGAAAAGACAAAGAATTTGTATTAAAAGGCGGACTCACCCGTGTGGCACTTCAAAAAGGAAACTTAATCGTGAATTCCTCGCAAGGAGGCGGATCAAAGGACACTTGGGTACTGAAAAAATAGTAAGTGGTTAAAAAAAATCATACTTAATAATTACACCAGAAACAATAATTCTATGCTAGCAAGAGTAGCCAATAATCTTTTTTGGATGGGCAGATATATAGAACGTTCAGAACATATCGCCCGTTATCTCAATGTAAATTATTTCGCCTCATTGGATGCGCCCAACATAAAATCACAGAATAGGCAGTTCGTACTTCAATCTATGTGCTATATGGTCGGTGATCCGGTAGCGGACGAAAATGTGGTATTACAGGAAGAGGACGTCCTGTTCAAAATTGGTCTGGACCCAGATTTTCCGTTTTCCATCATCAACAATGTGAAATACGCTCGCGAAAATGCCAATAGCGCCAGGGACCTAATCTCTACGGAACTCTACGAGGCAATAAATAAGTTTTATCACTTTGTCCTCAACTATCCAAAGGACAGATTCGTTAAGAACGGTTTACATGACTTTACGGTTAATGTTACTGAAATGACAGCTATTTTACGAGGTAAGATTAGAGGTACCTTATTGCATGATTCCGTGTATGCCATTATACTAATGGGAGTTAATATAGAACGTGCAACACAAATCACTAGAATCATAAACACAAAGTACAATGATGCACTAAAGGCTCAAGGGAGCTATGGCGATAAGTTCAGTAACAGTTTTGAATGGTCTACCCTACTTAAGTGTGCAGAATCATATGATATGATGAGACGTTTCTACAAAAAGACCCCGACGAGTATTTCTACCTTGGAATTTTTAATTTTGAATCCAAATTGTCCACGCTCCGTAATGAATTCGTTAAATCAGGTTTATAAAAATGTGAAAATTTTAGACCCAACAAAGAAATATAACAAGAATTCTAC
This genomic window from Maribacter sp. MJ134 contains:
- a CDS encoding alpha-E domain-containing protein — its product is MLARVANNLFWMGRYIERSEHIARYLNVNYFASLDAPNIKSQNRQFVLQSMCYMVGDPVADENVVLQEEDVLFKIGLDPDFPFSIINNVKYARENANSARDLISTELYEAINKFYHFVLNYPKDRFVKNGLHDFTVNVTEMTAILRGKIRGTLLHDSVYAIILMGVNIERATQITRIINTKYNDALKAQGSYGDKFSNSFEWSTLLKCAESYDMMRRFYKKTPTSISTLEFLILNPNCPRSVMNSLNQVYKNVKILDPTKKYNKNSTAFLIGRVRAEYEFKYIEEIEKDIKTFIEHILKSLTEISNKLEEEFFTY
- a CDS encoding zinc-dependent metalloprotease codes for the protein MKNVLLLLIGLVSFQMSTAQFSEKKKDFKKYEGFFNFYYDAESDKVYLEVDKLDKEFLYVYSLSSGIGSNDIGLDRGQLGNEQVVYFKKAGNKLLLVQPNLKFRALTDNDLERKSVEQAFAKSILGGFNIEEEKNGTYVIDITDFLMQDAHGVSKRLKRGKQGSYSLDKTKSAMALERTKAFPKNVEFDMTMTFKGESTGAFINSVTPNPGLITVAQHCSFIELPDDGFKQRKFDPRSGSYPFMYYDYATPVEESILKRFITRHRLEKKNPNDAVSEAVAPIIYYLDNGTPEPVRSALLEGGRWWNQAFEAIGYKDAFQVKILPDDADPMDVRYNVIQWVHRSTRGWSYGSSITDPRTGEIMKGHVSLGSLRIRQDYLIAQALMNKPFAERDDNHKPMLDLAIARIRQLSAHEIGHTLGFAHNYAASTNDRASVMDYPHPQFSVSNGEIDFSNAYATGIGEWDKVTVAYSYATFPDNVEEEEALNKILDDAKAKGLRYITDQDARPQGSAHVLAHLWDNGEDISAELNAMLQVRKTAIRNFSIDNIKTNEPNSVLEDVFVPLFFFHRYQTEGVAKVVGGLEYNYAVKGDGQEVVRTIDKSTQEKALKAVLRTLEAEEIAIPRDKLELFPPRAFGYGRTRESINGKTGVSFDALSAPETAADMSLGLLLHPERASRLVQQKALEPSNIGLEKVFNELVANTIFKSYKDVYLQEVQRNINYRVLFHLMNLAAHDAVHPQVNAIANAQLTALKAALMSKGKDANAMEMVRRINNFYAHPDKFEVIAAPKLPDGSPIGMDCFH
- a CDS encoding circularly permuted type 2 ATP-grasp protein; this encodes MGNNENKIFSSYQRNPELYDEIYETDGSIKSVYQKLFNLYGEHSIKDYVNLNSKAKSSFFNQGITFQVYGGNETQEKIFPFDLFPRIIDPLEWEVIEKGAIQRSKALNLFLWDIYHDKKILKQGIVPLELISSSENYLDQMNGIDPPGGIYNHISGTDVIKHSDGKYYVLEDNIRCPSGVSYVICNRTALKRALFGVFNHYQTHTVTNYAENLLELLESAKPKGVDVPNCVVITPGMYNSAFYEHSYLAKTMGVELVEGRDLFVENDFVYMKTIRGPLKVDVIYRRIDDLFIDPLEFKPDSSLGVPGLFAAYKKGNVTLANAPGTGVADDKAVYTYMPEIIKYYLDEEPILNNVHTYHCSRPDELKYVLEHIHELVIKPVDEAGGYGISIGNRLTKAEIEKVKKQVSDHPRKYVAQPIMSLSVHPTYIDESASFEQRHVDLRTFTVLGKDKEFVLKGGLTRVALQKGNLIVNSSQGGGSKDTWVLKK